Proteins encoded together in one Vicia villosa cultivar HV-30 ecotype Madison, WI unplaced genomic scaffold, Vvil1.0 ctg.000423F_1_1_3, whole genome shotgun sequence window:
- the LOC131628146 gene encoding uncharacterized protein LOC131628146 isoform X2 gives MGLFKVVFFTKGKFVRDEGVTYEGGDVFAITGQDPDFWSYFEACDLLKSLDASFIKEDVKMWWKSEHGSLENDLKPLVNDEDATLLAMCAEETKSDIEIYTEPKEKENVNVEESEDGESSEDSLDGIHFDDSEEERMNDIDEDVGEEINNSGAGGVEDGAVMDGEENGAGGVENGAGGIHTGMMTAKMEREHLIDDEYLTDELDSGADDDSDDGRPSVIRFRDDEKLRKEFKFKVGMEFSSLKQFKKAVLEHNVLNGREVKFAKNDGERCRVICKDKQQCGYTVLCSRVLRTESFRIKTLIQKHKCGRKFFNKNANADWVSRIIVDKLKNNSGMKLNEIVSDVRLRFATEITGCRAFKARQIARRVVEGDSAKQYSMLWSYGAELRRACIGNTFKLNISGLPPKFERCYMCFDGTKRAFKNGCRPFIGLDGCHLKNKYGGILLIAVSRDANDQYLPLAFGVVETECRESWSWFMRLLLEDIGSDNRRCFISDQQKGLVNVFEEDYPEFEHRFCLRHLYANFKKKFGGGTLYRDLIMAAAKATYFEDHEAKMNQIKEANPDAYEWMNAIPKNKWCFCASRREIKEVKVYCKCRREIKEVKVYCKCTNFCAS, from the exons ATGGGGTTATTTAAGGTTGTCTTTTTTACCAAAGGAAAATTTGTAAGAGATGAAGGGGTAACATATGAAGGGGGCGATGTTTTTGCTATAACTGGTCAGGACCCAGATTTCTGGTCATATTTTGAAGCATGTGATTTACTTAAGTCTTTGGATGCTTCATTTATAAAGGAAGATGTGAAAATGTGGTGGAAGTCCGAACATGGCTCACTTGAAAATGATCTAAAACCACTTGTTAATGATGAGGATGCAACATTGTTAGCTATGTGTGCTGAGGAGACAAAGTCTGATATTGAGATATATACTGagccaaaagaaaaagaaaatgttaaTGTGGAGGAAAGTGAAGATGGTGAATCAAGTGAAGACTCTTTGGATGGCATACATTTTGATGATAGTGAAGAGGAGAGGATGAATGATATTGATGAAGATGTAGGTGAAGAGATCAACAATTCTGGTGCAGGTGGAGTAGAAGATGGTGCAGTTATGGATGGAGAAGAAAATGGTGCAGGTGGAGTAGAAAATGGTGCAGGTGGGATACATACAGGAATGATGACAGCAAAGATGGAAAGGGAACATTTAATTGATGATGAATACTTAACAGATGAGCTTGATAGTGGGGCAGATGATGATAGTGATGATGGTAGGCCTTCAGTGATAAGGTTTAGGGATGATGAAAAACTTAGAAAGGAATTTAAGTTCAAGGTTGGAATGGAATTTTCATCTCTGAAGCAATTTAAAAAGGCTGTACTGGAACATAATGTGTTGAATGGTAGGGAAGTTAAGTTTGCCAAAAATGATGGGGAAAGGTGCAGGGTTATTTGTAAGGATAAACAACAATGTGGTTACACTGTTTTATGCAGTAGAGTTTTGAGAACTGAATCTTTCAGGATTAAGACTTTAATTCAGAAGCACAAATGTGGAAGAAAGTTCTTCAACAAGAATGCTAATGCTGATTGGGTGTCTAGAATAATTGTGGACAAGTTGAAGAACAATTCAGGTATGAAATTGAATGAGATTGTTTCTGATGTTAGATTGAGGTTTGCCACAGAAATTACTGGATGTAGGGCTTTCAAAGCAAGGCAAATAGCTAGAAGGGTTGTTGAAGGTGACTCAGCCAAGCAGTATAGTATGTTATGGTCATATGGAGCTGAATTGAGAAGGGCATGTATAGGTAATACATTTAAGTTGAACATTTCTGGTTTGCCACCTAAGTTTGAAAGGTGCTACATGTGCTTTGATGGTACAAAGAGAGCATTCAAGAATGGTTGTAGACCTTTCATAGGATTGGATGGTTGTCACTTAAAGAACAAATATGGTGGAATATTGTTGATAGCTGTCAGTAGGGATGCTAATGATCAGTATCTTCCACTTGCCTTTGGTGTTGTGGAGACTGAGTGTAGGGAGTCTTGGAGCTGGTTTATGAGGTTGCTTCTTGAAGACATAGGTTCTGATAATAGGCGTTGCTTCATTTCTGATCAGCAAAAG GGATTGGTGAATGTATTTGAGGAAGACTATCCTGAATTTGAGCACAGATTTTGCTTAAGACATTTGTATGCTAACTTCAAGAAGAAGTTTGGGGGTGGTACACTCTATAGAGATCTAATAATGGCTGCAGCAAAGGCAACCTATTTTGAAGATCATGAGGCTAAGATGAATCAAATTAAAGAGGCAAATCCAGATGCCTATGAATGGATGAATGCTATTCCCAAGAATAAGTGGT GCTTCTGTGCAAGTAGGAGGGAAATCAAAGAAGTCAAAGTCTACTGCAAATGTAGGAGGGAAATCAAAGAAGTCAAAGTCTACTGCAAATGCACCAACTTCTGTGCAAGCTAA
- the LOC131628146 gene encoding uncharacterized protein LOC131628146 isoform X1, producing the protein MGLFKVVFFTKGKFVRDEGVTYEGGDVFAITGQDPDFWSYFEACDLLKSLDASFIKEDVKMWWKSEHGSLENDLKPLVNDEDATLLAMCAEETKSDIEIYTEPKEKENVNVEESEDGESSEDSLDGIHFDDSEEERMNDIDEDVGEEINNSGAGGVEDGAVMDGEENGAGGVENGAGGIHTGMMTAKMEREHLIDDEYLTDELDSGADDDSDDGRPSVIRFRDDEKLRKEFKFKVGMEFSSLKQFKKAVLEHNVLNGREVKFAKNDGERCRVICKDKQQCGYTVLCSRVLRTESFRIKTLIQKHKCGRKFFNKNANADWVSRIIVDKLKNNSGMKLNEIVSDVRLRFATEITGCRAFKARQIARRVVEGDSAKQYSMLWSYGAELRRACIGNTFKLNISGLPPKFERCYMCFDGTKRAFKNGCRPFIGLDGCHLKNKYGGILLIAVSRDANDQYLPLAFGVVETECRESWSWFMRLLLEDIGSDNRRCFISDQQKGLVNVFEEDYPEFEHRFCLRHLYANFKKKFGGGTLYRDLIMAAAKATYFEDHEAKMNQIKEANPDAYEWMNAIPKNKWCKHAFPFYSKCDVLMNNLSESFNAIILMQRDKPILTMFEWIRNYLMGRFATLREKVENYKGVIMSKPLRRLDREIEKSASWLPTYGGRLTFQVTHVMFTDSFVVDLAKHTCSCNFWDLVGIPCRHAVAAIHRKVDNPINYVHKCYHNSTYVTCYNEVINPINGQNKWPKTTDPEILPPSYKRGPGRPKKLRRREADEESQTRWQRTNTSHRCKICFEYGHNKRTCKKNKQLAVIVGEVPRDVPRDVPRDVPTDVPTGVAPTQGSQTPNVGTSGVKKRASNRTKLVTVILVDFLTITLVAGFCASRREIKEVKVYCKCRREIKEVKVYCKCTNFCAS; encoded by the exons ATGGGGTTATTTAAGGTTGTCTTTTTTACCAAAGGAAAATTTGTAAGAGATGAAGGGGTAACATATGAAGGGGGCGATGTTTTTGCTATAACTGGTCAGGACCCAGATTTCTGGTCATATTTTGAAGCATGTGATTTACTTAAGTCTTTGGATGCTTCATTTATAAAGGAAGATGTGAAAATGTGGTGGAAGTCCGAACATGGCTCACTTGAAAATGATCTAAAACCACTTGTTAATGATGAGGATGCAACATTGTTAGCTATGTGTGCTGAGGAGACAAAGTCTGATATTGAGATATATACTGagccaaaagaaaaagaaaatgttaaTGTGGAGGAAAGTGAAGATGGTGAATCAAGTGAAGACTCTTTGGATGGCATACATTTTGATGATAGTGAAGAGGAGAGGATGAATGATATTGATGAAGATGTAGGTGAAGAGATCAACAATTCTGGTGCAGGTGGAGTAGAAGATGGTGCAGTTATGGATGGAGAAGAAAATGGTGCAGGTGGAGTAGAAAATGGTGCAGGTGGGATACATACAGGAATGATGACAGCAAAGATGGAAAGGGAACATTTAATTGATGATGAATACTTAACAGATGAGCTTGATAGTGGGGCAGATGATGATAGTGATGATGGTAGGCCTTCAGTGATAAGGTTTAGGGATGATGAAAAACTTAGAAAGGAATTTAAGTTCAAGGTTGGAATGGAATTTTCATCTCTGAAGCAATTTAAAAAGGCTGTACTGGAACATAATGTGTTGAATGGTAGGGAAGTTAAGTTTGCCAAAAATGATGGGGAAAGGTGCAGGGTTATTTGTAAGGATAAACAACAATGTGGTTACACTGTTTTATGCAGTAGAGTTTTGAGAACTGAATCTTTCAGGATTAAGACTTTAATTCAGAAGCACAAATGTGGAAGAAAGTTCTTCAACAAGAATGCTAATGCTGATTGGGTGTCTAGAATAATTGTGGACAAGTTGAAGAACAATTCAGGTATGAAATTGAATGAGATTGTTTCTGATGTTAGATTGAGGTTTGCCACAGAAATTACTGGATGTAGGGCTTTCAAAGCAAGGCAAATAGCTAGAAGGGTTGTTGAAGGTGACTCAGCCAAGCAGTATAGTATGTTATGGTCATATGGAGCTGAATTGAGAAGGGCATGTATAGGTAATACATTTAAGTTGAACATTTCTGGTTTGCCACCTAAGTTTGAAAGGTGCTACATGTGCTTTGATGGTACAAAGAGAGCATTCAAGAATGGTTGTAGACCTTTCATAGGATTGGATGGTTGTCACTTAAAGAACAAATATGGTGGAATATTGTTGATAGCTGTCAGTAGGGATGCTAATGATCAGTATCTTCCACTTGCCTTTGGTGTTGTGGAGACTGAGTGTAGGGAGTCTTGGAGCTGGTTTATGAGGTTGCTTCTTGAAGACATAGGTTCTGATAATAGGCGTTGCTTCATTTCTGATCAGCAAAAG GGATTGGTGAATGTATTTGAGGAAGACTATCCTGAATTTGAGCACAGATTTTGCTTAAGACATTTGTATGCTAACTTCAAGAAGAAGTTTGGGGGTGGTACACTCTATAGAGATCTAATAATGGCTGCAGCAAAGGCAACCTATTTTGAAGATCATGAGGCTAAGATGAATCAAATTAAAGAGGCAAATCCAGATGCCTATGAATGGATGAATGCTATTCCCAAGAATAAGTGGTGTAAGCATGCCTTTCCCTTCTACTCTAAGTGTGATGTTCTTATGAACAACCTAAGTGAATCTTTTAATGCTATTATTTTGATGCAAAGGGATAAACCTATACTTACCATGTTTGAATGGATTAGGAACTATCTAATGGGTAGGTTTGCCACTCTTAGGGAGAAGGTAGAGAATTACAAAGGAGTGATTATGTCTAAGCCACTTAGAAGGTTAGATAGGGAGATAGAAAAAAGTGCTAGTTGGCTGCCCACTTATGGAGGTAGATTAACATTTCAGGTTACTCATGTAATGTTCACAGATAGTTTTGTTGTGGACTTGGCAAAACATACCTGTTCTTGTAATTTTTGGGACTTGGTAGGGATCCCATGTAGACATGCTGTTGCAGCCATACATAGGAAGGTAGATAACCCCATTAACTATGTACACAAGTGTTATCATAATTCTACCTATGTAACATGTTACAATGAAGTTATCAATCCTATTAATGGCCAAAACAAATGGCCAAAGACCACTGACCCTGAAATCTTGCCACCTAGTTATAAGAGAGGTCCTGGCAGACCAAAGAAATTGAGAAGAAGAGAGGCTGATGAAGAAAGTCAAACAAGGTGGCAAAGGACTAACACAAGTCATAGGTGCAAGATTTGCTTTGAATATGGACATAACAAAAGGACTTGTAAGAAAAACAAACAGCTAGCAGTTATTGTtggtgaagtaccaagagatgtACCAAGAGATGTACCAAGAGATGTACCAACAGATGTACCAACAGGTGTTGCACCCACCCAAGGAAGCCAAACACCTAATGTGGGAACTTCTGGAGTCAAAAAAAGGGCAAGTAATAGAACTAAATTGGTTACAgttattttggttgattttcttACAATTACATTGGTTGCAGGCTTCTGTGCAAGTAGGAGGGAAATCAAAGAAGTCAAAGTCTACTGCAAATGTAGGAGGGAAATCAAAGAAGTCAAAGTCTACTGCAAATGCACCAACTTCTGTGCAAGCTAA